From the genome of Fundulus heteroclitus isolate FHET01 chromosome 9, MU-UCD_Fhet_4.1, whole genome shotgun sequence, one region includes:
- the sid1 gene encoding secreted immunoglobulin domain 1 produces the protein MEMKAVQVSVVLLFALSGVQQQAAALPASTLLVRVGEDATLQCPLLDASNGTGPATLSWYRKATGHGPTLLVSISPANGSTLRYGDGVSPDKVSAAANGSLLLRGSEQSDSAVYYCGVSNGSEHGKDPKAIKPRWF, from the exons atggagatgaaggcTGTGCAGGTCTCCGTGGTCCTCCTCTTTGCTCTCAGCG GTGTCCAGCAGCAGGCCGCCGCCCTGCCGGCCTCCACCCTCCTGGTAAGAGTCGGGGAGGATGCCACCCTGcagtgccccctgctggacgCCTCCAACGGAACCGGCCCGGCCACCCTCAGCTGGTACAGGAAGGCAACAGGGCACGGACCCACGCTGCTGGTCAGCATCAGTCCTGCTAACGGCTCCACTTTGCGGTACGGAGACGGCGTCAGCCCGGATAAAGTCTCTGCCGCGGCTAACGGCTCGTTGCTGCTGCGAGGCTCCGAGCAGAGCGACTCTGCGGTGTATTACTGCGGCGTCAGTAACGGCTCCGAGCACGGCAAGGACCCCAAAGCCATAAAACCCCGCTGGTTCTGA